The sequence below is a genomic window from Abditibacteriota bacterium.
GGCCAACGGCGCGGCAGGCGCTCCGGAGATAGAGTATGACACCCCCGCATACTATGCCTTTGAGAAGGCTCTGGGAGAAGTCATGACAGGGCTGGCCAGGCTTCTGGCCGCCGACGGCGAAGGGGCTACCAAGTATATGGAGATCACAGTCAGGGGCGCCGCCACAGTGGCCGACGCCCGCAGGGCCGCCAAGGCCATAGGCAACTCGCCTCTGGTGAAAACGGCTGTGTTCGGAGAAGACCCCAATTGGGGCAGGGTGCTGTGCGCGGCAGGCTATTCCGGCGCCCGGGTCGATCCTTCGGCGGCGAGCCTGTGGTTCGGCGATATACTCATAGTGCAAAACGGCGAGCCGGTGCCCGGCGCAGACGCCCGTCCCGCGCTTGCCGGCAAAGAGGTGTTCATCACTCTGGATCTGGGGATAGGCAGGGGAGAGGCCGTGTGCTTTTCCTGCGACTTCAGCTACGACTACGTGAAGATCAACGGCGAATACCACACCTGACGACCGCATATGATCACGGGGCTCCCTCAGGGGAGCCCCGCGCGTTTATTCGTCCCGGTCACAGGTGGTCTCTTTGATGATATAGGCCGGACGCCTCTTGGTCTCCATGTAGGTCTTGGCCAGATACTGGCCCAGGATGCCGGTGCAGAAGAGCTGGACCCCGGATACGAAGAACACTATGCACACCAGGCTGGGCCAGCCCTGGACCGGGTCCTTCCAGATGAGGGTCTTGACTATGATGACCAGGATCATCAGGAGGGAGATGACAAAGAACACTATGCCCATGACCGACGCTATCAGCAGAGGCGCTTCGGAAAAGCCCACTATGCCGTCCACGCTGTAGGCCAGCAGCTTCCAGAAGGACCATTTGGTCTCTCCCGCCAGCCGCCGGGTGTTTGCATAGTCGAACCATTTGGTCCTGAAGCCCACCCAGGACATGATGCCCTTGGAAAAACGGTTGTATTCCGTGACGGCTATGATGGCGTCCCGGACCTGCCTCGTCATGACCCGGAAATCCCGGGCCCCATCCACTATCTCCGTCTTGCTGATCCTGTTGATGCACTTGTAAAACAGACGGGCGAAAAAGCTGCGTATGGGGGGCTCGCCCTCCCGGGTGGTGCGCCGGGCCGCCGCCACGTCATAGCCCTCTGCGACGGCTTCCAGCATGGGCCCCAGCAGCTCGGGGGGATCCTGCAGGTCCGCGTCCATCACCGCTATGAGGTCGCCTCCGGCGGCCCTGAGGCCTGCCAGCAGCGCCGACTCCTTGCCGAAGTTGCGGGAAAAGGATATATATCTGACGCTCCGGTCCCGGCCGGCCAGCTCCCGGATGATGTCCAGGGAGCCGTCGGCGCTGCCGTCGTCAACAAAGATCAGCTCCGAAGCCACGGGCAGCTGCGAGAGAGCGCCGGAGACCTCCCGGTAAAAGGCGGCCAGACTGTCTTTTTCGTTGAATACGGGCACTACTATGGAAAGGGTCTTCATTTGCGGTCCTTTTCGGTGAGTCTCTGGAGCAGGAGATAATTCTGATCCGAATACTTCTTGATGGTATCCAGTATGATGCCGCACACCAGACTGATGACGGAGGCGGAGCCTATGGCCGCCGATATGATGAGGGTGGGGAACCGGGGCACCTCGCCCGTGTTCAGAAATTCTATGAAGATGGGCACGAACAGCGCCAGGGCTATGAGCCCCAGGAGGAGGCTGACCGAGGCGAAGAACTGCATGGGCCTGTAGCTTTTGAACAGGGCAAACAGGGTGCCGAGCACTCTGGCGCCGTCCCTGAAGGTGTTCAGCTTGCTGGCGCTGCCGGAGGGGCGGTCTCTGTATTCGATGGGTATCTCCTTGATGAGAAAGTGCTTGTCCAGAGCGTGGACAGTCATCTCGGTCTCTATCTCAAAGCCCCGGCTCAGGACCGGGTAGCCCGCCACAAAACGCCGGCTGAAGGCCCGCATCCCGGTCATGATGTCCTGGATGCTGCTGTGAAATATACGGTTGATGAGATACCGCATGAGCCGGTTGCCGAAGCTGTGGAACCGGCGCTTGTTCTCTCTGAAATAGGTGGAGGACAGCCGGTCGCCTATGGCCATGTCCGCCTCGCCGTCCAGCACTGCCCGGACCAGGGCCACGGCCTCCCCGGCGGGGTAGGTCATGTCGCTGTCGGCCATGACGTAGCAGTCGGCGTCTATGTCCCGGAACATGCTCTTGATCACAAAGCCCTTGCCCTGTCTGTATTCCCGCACCACCAGAGCCCCGGCGCTCCGGGCCAGGTCTCCGCTGCCGTCGGTGGAGTTGTTGTCATAGACGTAGACGTCCGCGCCGGGAAAGACGCTCCTGTAGTCTTCCACGACTCCGACTATGGTCTCTGCCTCGTTGTAGCAGGGCAGCAGCACCGCTATTTTTTTGTCTGTAACAAATGCCATTCTCTCATACCTAAAATTATGATAGCATATTGCCGGTGTCTTTGCAAGACGGGCCTGCGGCCCAAAATGACCCGGCCCCGGAAAATGCTTTTTCCCTTGACAGAATGGCTATTGTGGTGTATAATAAATATATATAATTTCTACCGGAAAGGCTGACCTCTGCATATGGCAGCCTCTGGCAAAGGACTGGCAATGAAGTATTTTATCGAGTGTCTTACCATCAGGCGGGCCGACTGCTACAGCAGGGCGTCCAGAAGGGAGTACTGGCTCTTCGTGCTGTTTCTCGTCCTGGTCTGGCTCATCTGGGGCGCGCTGATATGGGCTCTCATCTACCTGCTGGGACTGCAGGATATCAGGGACGTGCAAAGGATCTTCACCGAACACAGATATCCCAATGCGGATATAGCCTTTACGGCCGTGTCCCTTTACGTCATACTGATGGCTACGGCAGTGCCCTCCCTCGCGGTGACTGTCCGCAGGCTCCATGACACGGGCAGGAGCGGCATGTGGATACTGCTCAACTGGATCCCCCTGGCGGGCACCGTGGGCCTGCTGATCGCATGTATGCTCCCGGGGGACAAGGGGACCAACCGTTTTGGCGAGGATCCCCGGACCAGATATTCCCAGGGGCCTCTGTTCAAGTCGGATTTTGCCTGCATGAAGCAGTGCCTTGCCAAATATGCCGACTTTGCCCGCAAATGCAATCTGCAGGAATACTGGAGCTTCGTCATACTGGACTTTTGCCTCCTCCTGCTGGCAGGCGCCCTGGGGGGCCTGCTGGATATATATTTCCGCAGCGGCGGCGCCGCTTTTTCCAACTCTCTCATCTTCATCGTGTTCGTGGGGACCATAGTGCCCCTGCTGTCCGCTACCGCCAAAAGGCTCAGGAGCGCCGGCTTTGTGCGCCGGTGGATCTGGGTGGGCCTCGTTCCCTTTTTGATGTGGCTGCCCTTTGCCGGGTCCTACAACCTGAGAGCCAAGCTCTTCGGCCTCGTGGCCATTGCCGGCTGCAGCTTCCTTTACGTGTTGCTGGTGACTCCCGACAGGGATCCCCAGGAGGGCCTGATATAGTGGACAGGATC
It includes:
- a CDS encoding glycosyltransferase family 2 protein, with amino-acid sequence MKTLSIVVPVFNEKDSLAAFYREVSGALSQLPVASELIFVDDGSADGSLDIIRELAGRDRSVRYISFSRNFGKESALLAGLRAAGGDLIAVMDADLQDPPELLGPMLEAVAEGYDVAAARRTTREGEPPIRSFFARLFYKCINRISKTEIVDGARDFRVMTRQVRDAIIAVTEYNRFSKGIMSWVGFRTKWFDYANTRRLAGETKWSFWKLLAYSVDGIVGFSEAPLLIASVMGIVFFVISLLMILVIIVKTLIWKDPVQGWPSLVCIVFFVSGVQLFCTGILGQYLAKTYMETKRRPAYIIKETTCDRDE
- a CDS encoding glycosyltransferase → MAFVTDKKIAVLLPCYNEAETIVGVVEDYRSVFPGADVYVYDNNSTDGSGDLARSAGALVVREYRQGKGFVIKSMFRDIDADCYVMADSDMTYPAGEAVALVRAVLDGEADMAIGDRLSSTYFRENKRRFHSFGNRLMRYLINRIFHSSIQDIMTGMRAFSRRFVAGYPVLSRGFEIETEMTVHALDKHFLIKEIPIEYRDRPSGSASKLNTFRDGARVLGTLFALFKSYRPMQFFASVSLLLGLIALALFVPIFIEFLNTGEVPRFPTLIISAAIGSASVISLVCGIILDTIKKYSDQNYLLLQRLTEKDRK
- a CDS encoding DUF805 domain-containing protein; this translates as MKYFIECLTIRRADCYSRASRREYWLFVLFLVLVWLIWGALIWALIYLLGLQDIRDVQRIFTEHRYPNADIAFTAVSLYVILMATAVPSLAVTVRRLHDTGRSGMWILLNWIPLAGTVGLLIACMLPGDKGTNRFGEDPRTRYSQGPLFKSDFACMKQCLAKYADFARKCNLQEYWSFVILDFCLLLLAGALGGLLDIYFRSGGAAFSNSLIFIVFVGTIVPLLSATAKRLRSAGFVRRWIWVGLVPFLMWLPFAGSYNLRAKLFGLVAIAGCSFLYVLLVTPDRDPQEGLI